The following are from one region of the Thermoproteus uzoniensis 768-20 genome:
- a CDS encoding TGS domain-containing protein, with protein sequence MPANLPAEAKAKWLKVMEAKTPEEKIRAMEEFLSSVPKHKGTEKLIKFVRRRMAELRREVEERRAKERNARGGGGHYVKKDGDVQLVVVGPPNGGKTALLKCLTSTPLEPDDVPFSTVEPVPAMFVEDNVYVQLVKAPSLVLGDPSSDINSVALALARNADGLLLVLRADMEPRKTLDAVIRLFDDAGVSIYRPRSMVRIERRGLGGIQIVGRLKGATFEDVKRLLHEYGIHHAAVYIEGEATLDDVEDAVFSEHLYKPTIAVLSGRDEETEAALRDLGMPYLSVDLPRCEVDRGRLLSLILRSLGLIRVFTKQIHSDGYTPKPLVVRENSTVGDVAKLIHSSLYENFKYAVVWRRDAYPKWPKRVGLEYRLKDNDVVEIHA encoded by the coding sequence GTGCCCGCCAATCTGCCGGCCGAGGCTAAGGCGAAGTGGTTGAAGGTGATGGAGGCGAAGACGCCAGAGGAGAAGATAAGGGCCATGGAGGAGTTCCTCTCCTCAGTCCCTAAACACAAGGGTACTGAGAAGCTGATTAAGTTCGTCAGGCGTAGGATGGCCGAGCTTAGACGAGAGGTAGAGGAACGGAGAGCCAAGGAGCGCAACGCGCGCGGCGGTGGCGGGCACTACGTGAAGAAAGACGGCGACGTCCAGCTGGTGGTCGTGGGGCCTCCAAACGGCGGGAAGACAGCCTTGCTCAAGTGTCTCACGTCGACGCCGCTTGAGCCCGACGACGTGCCCTTCAGCACAGTCGAGCCCGTCCCCGCCATGTTCGTCGAGGACAACGTATACGTTCAGTTGGTCAAGGCGCCTAGCCTGGTCTTGGGGGATCCGTCGAGCGATATAAACTCCGTGGCGCTCGCCTTGGCGAGAAACGCAGACGGCCTCCTCCTAGTCCTAAGAGCCGACATGGAGCCTAGGAAGACTCTGGACGCCGTGATAAGGCTCTTCGACGACGCCGGAGTATCGATATATAGACCTAGGAGCATGGTGAGGATAGAACGTAGGGGGCTCGGCGGGATACAGATAGTGGGCCGCCTCAAGGGCGCCACGTTCGAGGACGTCAAGAGGCTCCTCCACGAATACGGGATACACCACGCAGCGGTCTACATAGAGGGGGAGGCTACCCTGGACGACGTGGAGGACGCCGTCTTCTCGGAACACCTCTACAAGCCGACGATAGCCGTGCTCTCGGGCCGCGACGAGGAGACTGAGGCGGCGTTGAGGGATCTCGGCATGCCCTACCTCAGCGTCGATCTGCCTAGGTGCGAGGTAGATAGAGGGCGCCTCCTCTCGCTCATATTAAGATCCCTAGGCCTCATAAGGGTCTTCACAAAGCAGATACACAGCGACGGCTATACGCCCAAGCCCCTCGTGGTGAGGGAGAACAGCACGGTCGGAGATGTCGCGAAGCTCATACACAGCTCGCTCTACGAGAACTTCAAATACGCGGTGGTGTGGCGCCGCGACGCCTACCCCAAGTGGCCGAAGAGGGTGGGGCTGGAGTATAGGCTTAAAGACAACGACGTGGTGGAGATACATGCGTGA
- a CDS encoding replication factor C small subunit produces the protein MSELFWFEKYRPRSFEEVVDLEEVKARLKEFVKAGNMPHLLFYGPPGTGKTTMALVLARELYGDAWRENTLELNASDERGINVIRERVKEFARTAPVGKAPFKLVILDEADNMTSDAQQALRRIMEMYANTTRFILLANYVSGIIEPIQSRCAIFRFSPLPKEAVLSRLRFIAEQEGVKISQEALDAIFDFTQGDMRRAITALQIASSMTKAVDEEAVAKALGYVSPSMLRQIIAEAIGGSFSKAMSQIYGLVADGGVGELELVRQIHREVLRLDVPEHLKPDLAFEVSKAHYAILRGANGLLQIYGLLAKIRKIISISKKS, from the coding sequence ATGAGCGAGCTCTTCTGGTTTGAGAAGTACCGTCCTCGTTCTTTTGAGGAGGTTGTGGATTTGGAGGAGGTTAAGGCTAGGCTTAAGGAATTTGTCAAGGCGGGCAATATGCCGCATCTCCTCTTCTACGGGCCTCCGGGCACTGGCAAGACGACGATGGCCTTAGTCCTCGCAAGAGAGCTGTACGGAGACGCTTGGCGGGAGAACACGCTGGAGCTAAACGCCTCGGACGAGAGAGGGATAAACGTAATTAGGGAGAGAGTGAAGGAATTCGCCAGAACAGCCCCCGTGGGCAAAGCCCCCTTCAAGCTCGTGATACTAGACGAAGCCGACAACATGACATCGGACGCACAACAAGCCTTGAGAAGAATAATGGAGATGTACGCAAACACCACAAGATTCATACTACTAGCAAACTACGTGTCGGGCATAATCGAGCCGATACAGTCGAGGTGCGCCATATTTAGATTCTCGCCGTTGCCCAAGGAGGCGGTCTTGTCAAGGCTTAGGTTCATAGCCGAGCAGGAAGGCGTCAAGATCTCGCAGGAGGCGCTGGACGCCATATTCGACTTCACGCAAGGCGATATGAGGAGGGCGATAACGGCGCTCCAGATAGCCAGCTCCATGACGAAGGCCGTAGACGAGGAGGCCGTCGCCAAGGCGCTCGGCTACGTCAGCCCGTCGATGCTACGGCAAATAATCGCCGAGGCCATAGGGGGAAGCTTCAGCAAGGCCATGTCGCAGATATATGGGCTGGTGGCGGACGGCGGCGTGGGCGAGCTAGAGCTCGTGAGGCAAATCCACCGCGAGGTCCTCAGGCTGGACGTCCCGGAACACCTAAAGCCGGATCTCGCGTTTGAGGTGAGCAAGGCGCATTACGCGATTCTACGCGGCGCAAATGGTTTGCTACAAATATATGGGTTATTAGCTAAAATAAGAAAAATTATTTCTATATCTAAGAAAAGTTAA
- a CDS encoding DNA cytosine methyltransferase: MYNVVDLFAGGGGFSRGFADAGFRVVLGVEIDANAARTYSYNFPRAVVLEEDVASISYREVERHVGKVDVVIGGSPCEPFTATNPRRMENPLDRLYTDPLGQLTLHFIRLVGELQPRIFVLENVPGIAQGPLREALEREFKRVGFDEIYFNILLAENHGVPSHRKRVFISNVKITPRRSKPPTVRQALAGLPPVDSGFPNHETVTLSSSKAERIAALRPGDALMKFKGASGIYGNFVRLKWDELAPTVMGSRRFVHPEENRLLTVREQARLMGFPDHHVFFGPKDSQFNQVGEAVPPPLARAIAEYIKDILR, from the coding sequence GTGTACAACGTCGTAGATCTATTCGCCGGCGGCGGGGGGTTTTCAAGGGGATTCGCAGACGCCGGTTTCAGAGTGGTGCTGGGGGTGGAGATCGACGCCAACGCGGCCAGGACATACAGCTATAACTTCCCCCGCGCAGTCGTCCTCGAGGAGGACGTCGCCTCGATTAGCTATAGGGAGGTGGAGAGGCACGTCGGCAAGGTAGACGTCGTGATTGGCGGATCGCCCTGCGAGCCATTCACGGCCACTAACCCGAGGCGTATGGAGAATCCGCTGGACAGGCTCTACACCGATCCCCTCGGCCAATTGACCTTGCACTTCATAAGGCTCGTCGGCGAGCTGCAGCCTAGGATATTCGTGTTAGAGAACGTGCCTGGCATAGCCCAAGGTCCGCTGAGGGAGGCCCTAGAGAGGGAGTTCAAGAGAGTGGGGTTCGACGAGATATACTTCAATATACTACTTGCAGAAAACCACGGAGTGCCGAGCCATAGAAAGAGGGTGTTTATCTCCAACGTCAAGATAACGCCTAGGCGGAGCAAGCCGCCGACGGTTAGACAGGCCTTGGCCGGGCTACCGCCTGTGGATTCTGGCTTTCCGAACCATGAGACCGTGACTCTAAGTTCGTCGAAGGCCGAGAGGATAGCCGCGTTAAGGCCCGGAGATGCCTTGATGAAGTTCAAAGGAGCCTCAGGGATATACGGGAACTTCGTGAGGCTTAAGTGGGACGAGCTGGCTCCTACCGTGATGGGCAGTAGGCGTTTTGTACATCCGGAGGAGAATAGGCTTCTCACTGTTAGAGAGCAGGCAAGGCTCATGGGCTTCCCCGACCACCACGTGTTCTTCGGGCCCAAGGACAGCCAATTCAACCAGGTGGGCGAGGCCGTCCCGCCCCCGTTGGCTCGGGCCATCGCAGAGTACATTAAAGATATATTGCGGTGA
- a CDS encoding NAD(P)/FAD-dependent oxidoreductase, producing the protein MSADYDVIVVGGGIAGFSAALYAARQRLKTLVIAKDIGGQLNMTTLVENYPAIMKISGPELVARVHQQAERFGAEVIFDEVVGIEKEGNIFRVKTYGGDEYRSLAVILAFGKTPKELGVPGEAKFKNKGVSYCTICDAPFFKGQDVALVSWGDLAREPTTILSSTSNKFYWIFPGEKPIYDDEFMSTVLGAGKAVLVPNSEVVEIRGTNKVESVVVRNRKTGEVQELKVAAIFIEVGYVTKTDFVKHLVDLNERGEIIADWEGRTKTPGIFAAGDVVQYPYKQAVIAAAQGVAAALSATAYVMGLKGKKVVSLTDWRAEKG; encoded by the coding sequence ATGAGTGCCGACTACGACGTTATCGTGGTTGGAGGGGGCATAGCGGGCTTCTCGGCCGCGCTGTATGCCGCTAGGCAGAGGCTTAAGACGTTAGTGATAGCGAAGGATATCGGCGGCCAGCTAAACATGACCACGCTCGTCGAGAACTACCCCGCCATAATGAAGATATCGGGGCCTGAGCTCGTGGCGAGAGTACATCAGCAGGCGGAGCGTTTCGGCGCCGAGGTCATATTCGACGAGGTTGTCGGGATAGAGAAGGAGGGGAATATCTTCAGAGTTAAGACGTACGGAGGCGACGAGTACAGATCTCTGGCCGTGATACTGGCGTTCGGGAAGACCCCCAAGGAGTTGGGGGTGCCGGGCGAGGCCAAGTTTAAGAACAAGGGAGTCTCGTACTGCACTATATGCGACGCCCCGTTCTTCAAAGGACAAGACGTGGCTCTAGTAAGCTGGGGAGATCTGGCCAGGGAACCTACTACGATCCTGTCTTCAACGTCTAATAAGTTCTACTGGATATTTCCCGGAGAGAAGCCCATATACGACGACGAGTTCATGTCGACGGTGCTGGGCGCCGGCAAGGCGGTGTTGGTGCCCAACAGCGAGGTCGTGGAAATAAGAGGCACTAACAAGGTCGAGTCTGTCGTCGTGAGGAATAGGAAAACCGGCGAGGTGCAGGAGCTCAAGGTAGCCGCCATCTTCATAGAGGTGGGGTACGTGACCAAGACGGACTTCGTGAAGCATCTGGTCGACCTCAACGAGAGGGGCGAGATAATAGCCGATTGGGAGGGCAGGACTAAGACGCCGGGCATCTTCGCCGCGGGCGACGTCGTCCAGTACCCGTACAAACAAGCCGTCATAGCGGCAGCTCAAGGAGTCGCCGCGGCCCTCTCGGCCACCGCATACGTCATGGGCTTGAAAGGCAAAAAGGTGGTCTCTCTGACGGATTGGCGCGCTGAGAAGGGATAG
- a CDS encoding NMD3-related protein, with translation MPTVICPICGRPAERLIEGMCESCYLERHPVLEIRKFNVVKCKYCGALYIRGRWIRPGREGEKALLERLLKDNVKVSGRILSVDVEIGNGKVAYRISGVGSPHELIKPREFSAHYIADVVLDVCLDCRRNIWGSERGLVRIRGFPDELDDNDFVKLEAILEHIAFEVRGKNLGSVISAERVGRSLEISTTEPKLARHIAHKIHEIAPSDYVESYKKIGRKKDRDIYHYTATIYIITVKNGDVLRRGSSYYLVLDVGRDGIYVVDISSGNRARIPLHRFTEVKTERVGRGVKGEVKNGEFVDVEGRRIMDAPGYRDGVAYYVEIGDRRYIVPI, from the coding sequence GTGCCCACTGTCATATGCCCGATCTGCGGACGACCTGCGGAGAGGCTCATAGAGGGCATGTGCGAGAGCTGTTACCTAGAGAGGCATCCCGTCCTCGAGATAAGGAAGTTCAACGTTGTGAAGTGTAAGTACTGCGGGGCGCTGTACATAAGAGGGCGCTGGATAAGGCCAGGCAGAGAGGGCGAGAAGGCGTTGTTGGAGAGACTGCTCAAAGACAACGTGAAGGTCAGCGGGAGGATCTTGTCCGTAGACGTAGAGATAGGCAACGGCAAGGTGGCCTACAGAATATCGGGCGTGGGGTCGCCCCACGAGCTCATAAAACCGCGCGAGTTCTCGGCCCACTACATCGCCGACGTGGTTCTGGACGTTTGCCTGGACTGTAGGAGGAATATCTGGGGCTCCGAGAGAGGCCTCGTGAGGATAAGGGGATTCCCCGACGAGCTCGACGATAACGACTTTGTCAAGTTAGAGGCAATTCTGGAACACATAGCCTTCGAGGTGAGGGGCAAAAACCTCGGCTCGGTGATATCGGCCGAGCGCGTAGGCCGATCCCTAGAGATATCCACCACGGAGCCCAAGCTGGCGAGACATATAGCCCATAAAATACACGAGATCGCCCCCAGCGACTATGTGGAGAGCTACAAGAAAATTGGGAGAAAAAAGGATAGAGATATATATCATTATACAGCAACAATTTATATAATAACAGTTAAGAATGGCGATGTGTTGAGGAGGGGATCCAGCTATTATCTAGTCCTCGATGTAGGTCGCGACGGCATCTACGTTGTAGATATATCTAGCGGCAACCGCGCGAGGATCCCGCTTCATCGATTCACCGAAGTCAAGACAGAGAGGGTCGGAAGGGGCGTAAAGGGCGAGGTGAAGAACGGAGAGTTCGTAGACGTCGAGGGCCGGAGAATAATGGATGCCCCGGGCTATAGGGACGGCGTCGCGTACTACGTGGAGATA